From Rudanella lutea DSM 19387, a single genomic window includes:
- a CDS encoding BamA/TamA family outer membrane protein: MNVRYFILLTVCLQACNLAKRLPANERLYVGTDVNLSADSTVTKEARDELQVQLKELARPRPNKTLFGYPYKVAMYYLFGEPKTEKGFRAWFRRKFGEAPVLASAKAISSNATIFAGLMENEGYFRSSVTGRLTEEGYKARGVYDVRVPARYTIDSVLFLTNSDLPQRPDTLNDDDARDTPRTERQQPTIRRADDAMFAISPRTLLKPGDPYQFDVIKAEQERISTTLKNRGFIYFLPDYVAILADSAVGNHKVRLYVALKPEMPEAAGQPYFIRNVYVYPNYTINNQTGNDTNRTQAYTPSDTTLRRVFIVDSARLYKPRLFNDILSLKPGRRFSSRAQDLTLSRFINVGTFKFVRNRFEPIQQGDSALLDVHYYLTPYPKKSIRGEIAGTSRSNGLVGSELTLSLLNRNLLRRAELLTLNASGGFEIPVAALGRVTTTYRYGVTASLNVPRLMVPFRIRYDQRQSLPKTIISAGFEALNRSKYYTLNSFNASFGYAFRTNQRVEQNFTPFSINYVQLANEGPFLDSLALDPQTSPIWYNIITGEQIILNSLYTVSYSSSPRTATPRTYRVQFGIEPAGNLASLVINNRNSEGSNELLGAPIAQYLKLDLDTRYYWRLSSGMTWASRFLAGVGLPYGNSSRLPLIKQYFSGGSNSLRGFRPRTLGPGTFTRVTDGTGFIFQDGGGDIKLEASTELRPKFNQYLQGALFIDAGNVWLKDPSNAVLYDSASTIFGRNFYKEIAVNGGIGLRVDLSYFLFRLDLGIPFRRPDRPDGQRWVFNEINFRDPVWRRQNLVLNVAIGYPF, encoded by the coding sequence ATGAACGTTCGCTATTTTATTTTACTTACTGTTTGCCTGCAAGCGTGTAACCTCGCCAAGCGTCTGCCCGCCAACGAGCGCCTGTACGTAGGAACCGACGTGAACCTGTCGGCCGACTCGACGGTGACCAAGGAGGCCCGCGACGAATTGCAGGTGCAACTGAAAGAACTTGCCCGCCCCCGGCCCAACAAAACCCTGTTTGGGTATCCGTACAAGGTAGCGATGTACTACCTGTTCGGCGAGCCTAAAACGGAGAAGGGCTTTCGGGCGTGGTTTCGGCGTAAATTTGGGGAGGCTCCTGTACTGGCAAGCGCCAAAGCGATCTCGTCTAATGCGACCATTTTTGCCGGTTTGATGGAGAACGAGGGCTATTTCCGGTCGAGCGTAACCGGGCGGCTGACCGAAGAGGGGTACAAGGCGCGTGGGGTGTACGACGTGCGCGTACCGGCCCGGTACACCATCGACTCGGTGCTGTTTCTGACCAATTCCGACCTGCCGCAGCGCCCCGACACCCTCAACGACGACGATGCCCGCGATACCCCCCGCACCGAGCGACAGCAACCGACCATCCGGCGGGCCGACGATGCCATGTTTGCCATATCGCCCCGTACGCTGCTTAAACCCGGCGATCCGTACCAGTTTGATGTGATCAAGGCGGAGCAGGAGCGAATCAGTACCACGCTCAAAAACCGGGGGTTCATCTACTTCTTGCCCGATTACGTGGCTATTCTGGCCGATAGTGCCGTTGGCAACCATAAAGTGCGGCTCTACGTGGCGCTCAAGCCCGAAATGCCCGAAGCAGCCGGTCAGCCGTACTTTATCCGAAATGTGTACGTATATCCGAACTACACGATCAACAACCAAACCGGCAACGACACCAACCGGACGCAGGCCTACACGCCGAGCGACACGACCCTCCGGCGGGTGTTTATCGTCGATTCGGCACGGCTCTACAAACCCCGGTTGTTCAACGATATTCTGAGTCTGAAACCCGGCCGCCGGTTCAGCAGCCGGGCGCAGGACCTGACCCTGAGCCGGTTTATTAACGTGGGCACGTTTAAGTTTGTCCGAAATCGATTCGAGCCAATTCAGCAGGGCGATTCGGCCTTGCTCGATGTGCATTATTACCTGACGCCCTACCCCAAAAAATCAATTCGGGGCGAGATAGCTGGTACGTCGCGCTCCAACGGGCTGGTGGGGTCGGAGCTGACCCTCAGTTTGCTCAACCGGAACCTGCTCCGGCGGGCCGAACTGCTCACGCTTAATGCCAGTGGCGGTTTCGAAATTCCGGTAGCTGCGCTGGGCCGCGTCACGACCACGTACCGGTACGGGGTTACAGCCAGCCTGAATGTGCCGCGCCTGATGGTGCCGTTCCGGATTCGGTACGATCAGCGGCAGTCGTTACCCAAAACAATCATCAGTGCGGGGTTTGAGGCACTCAACCGGTCGAAGTACTACACGCTCAATTCGTTCAATGCGTCGTTTGGCTATGCGTTCCGAACCAATCAGCGGGTAGAGCAGAATTTCACGCCGTTCAGCATCAACTATGTGCAGTTGGCCAACGAGGGGCCGTTCCTCGATTCGCTGGCGCTCGACCCACAAACGTCGCCCATCTGGTACAACATCATCACGGGCGAACAAATTATCCTGAACAGCCTCTACACGGTCAGTTATAGCTCGTCGCCCCGCACGGCTACCCCCCGCACGTACCGGGTGCAGTTCGGTATTGAGCCAGCAGGAAATCTGGCTTCGCTCGTGATCAACAACCGAAACAGCGAAGGCAGCAATGAGCTACTGGGCGCACCTATTGCGCAGTACCTGAAACTGGATCTGGACACGCGCTACTACTGGCGATTGTCGTCGGGCATGACCTGGGCCAGCCGGTTTCTGGCGGGGGTGGGTTTACCGTACGGCAACAGTAGTCGGCTGCCGCTCATTAAGCAGTACTTTTCGGGGGGGAGCAACAGCCTGCGCGGGTTTCGGCCCCGTACACTCGGGCCGGGTACCTTTACGCGGGTAACCGACGGCACCGGCTTTATTTTTCAGGACGGCGGGGGCGACATTAAGCTGGAAGCCAGTACCGAGCTTCGCCCCAAGTTTAACCAGTACCTGCAGGGAGCTTTGTTTATTGATGCGGGTAATGTGTGGTTGAAAGACCCATCGAATGCCGTCCTCTACGACAGTGCGAGCACCATTTTCGGCCGTAACTTTTACAAGGAAATCGCCGTAAACGGGGGAATTGGCCTGCGGGTCGATTTGTCGTACTTCCTTTTCCGGCTTGATTTGGGGATCCCCTTCCGCCGACCCGACCGGCCCGACGGGCAGCGTTGGGTATTCAACGAGATCAACTTCCGCGACCCGGTCTGGCGTCGGCAAAATCTGGTGCTTAACGTAGCGATTGGCTATCCGTTCTAA
- a CDS encoding DUF3467 domain-containing protein, whose translation MNNQSQENTIDVELSDDIAEGTYANLAMIAHSNSEFILDFIRLMPGVPKAKVKARIILTPEHAKRLLSALKENIGRYEESFGSIDQPDDNFRFPSGFGGPVGMA comes from the coding sequence ATGAACAACCAATCTCAGGAGAATACCATCGACGTAGAACTGTCGGATGATATTGCAGAAGGCACGTACGCCAATCTGGCGATGATTGCCCATTCGAACAGCGAGTTTATTCTGGACTTTATCCGGCTGATGCCCGGTGTGCCCAAAGCCAAAGTAAAGGCCCGGATTATTCTGACACCCGAACACGCCAAGCGGCTGCTCTCAGCCCTGAAAGAAAACATCGGGCGGTACGAAGAAAGCTTCGGTAGTATCGATCAACCCGACGACAACTTCCGGTTCCCGTCGGGCTTCGGTGGCCCCGTTGGGATGGCGTAG
- a CDS encoding metal-dependent hydrolase family protein, with protein MKKHYLYLLTALTLGATPALAQQRTLLHCGNLFDGVRNDLQREMTVVVEGNKITGIQKGYTAGSGQDQVIDLRSKTVLPGLIDMHVHLESETRRGGAYERFTQNVPDVAYQAARYAKVTLMAGFTTVRDLGGSGVNIALRNAVNRGLAEGPRIFTCGKSIATTGGHADPTNGYRRELAGDPGPLEGVINGPDDARKAVRQRYKEGSDVIKITATGGVLSNAKDGQGPQFSDEELKAIVETAKDYGFTVAAHAHGAEGMKRAIRAGVTTIEHGTLMDDEAITLFKQYGTYYVPTIIAGRTAADSARIFGYYPALVTPKALAIGPKVQSTFAKAYKAGVKIAFGTDAGVYPHGYNAKEFEYMVEGGMPPLEAIRAATLVNAELLGMKNQLGSVETGKLADLIAVDGNPLQDVKTLQTVRFVMKDGKVYKQ; from the coding sequence ATGAAAAAGCACTACTTGTACCTATTGACCGCACTCACACTGGGCGCAACACCCGCCCTGGCCCAACAGCGCACCCTACTCCACTGCGGCAATCTCTTCGACGGAGTACGCAACGATCTTCAGCGCGAAATGACCGTAGTGGTCGAAGGCAACAAGATCACGGGGATTCAGAAAGGCTACACCGCCGGATCGGGCCAGGATCAGGTAATCGACCTGCGTAGTAAAACCGTGCTTCCCGGCCTTATCGATATGCACGTACACCTCGAAAGCGAAACCCGCCGGGGTGGTGCCTACGAGCGATTCACCCAAAACGTGCCCGATGTAGCCTATCAGGCGGCTCGCTACGCCAAAGTTACCCTGATGGCGGGCTTCACCACCGTGCGCGATCTGGGCGGCTCGGGCGTAAACATTGCCCTGCGCAATGCCGTAAACCGGGGGCTCGCCGAGGGCCCGCGCATTTTTACCTGTGGCAAAAGCATTGCCACCACCGGCGGCCATGCCGACCCCACCAACGGCTACCGGCGCGAACTGGCGGGCGATCCGGGGCCGCTCGAAGGGGTCATCAACGGACCCGATGACGCCCGAAAGGCCGTTCGGCAGCGGTACAAAGAGGGTTCCGACGTGATTAAGATCACGGCTACCGGTGGGGTTCTGAGTAACGCCAAAGATGGGCAGGGACCGCAGTTCTCCGACGAAGAACTGAAAGCTATTGTCGAAACGGCCAAAGACTACGGCTTTACGGTAGCCGCTCACGCCCACGGGGCCGAGGGTATGAAGCGCGCCATCCGGGCGGGTGTGACCACCATCGAGCACGGTACGCTCATGGACGACGAAGCCATTACCCTCTTCAAGCAGTACGGCACGTACTACGTCCCGACGATCATTGCGGGCCGCACGGCCGCCGACTCCGCCCGCATTTTTGGGTATTACCCGGCGCTCGTAACCCCCAAGGCGCTGGCTATCGGGCCCAAAGTGCAGTCAACATTTGCGAAGGCGTACAAAGCAGGCGTTAAAATTGCCTTCGGTACCGATGCCGGGGTATATCCGCACGGCTACAACGCCAAAGAGTTTGAATACATGGTTGAAGGCGGGATGCCCCCACTCGAAGCTATCCGCGCGGCCACGCTCGTCAATGCCGAACTGCTGGGGATGAAAAACCAGCTGGGTTCGGTTGAAACGGGTAAATTAGCCGATCTGATTGCGGTAGACGGTAATCCGCTGCAAGACGTCAAGACGTTACAAACGGTACGGTTTGTGATGAAAGACGGAAAAGTCTACAAACAATAA
- a CDS encoding DUF4920 domain-containing protein: protein MKYALIFALSLGLTVGATAQSFHGKKITEDGAIPAPELVAKLGDKSEFNTKVQGTVESVCKMKGCWMKVKTADGQTMRVTFRDYGFFVPKDIVGKQVVFEGTAQQTTTSVADLKHYAEDAGKSKAEIAKITQPEKAVTFVADGVIVK, encoded by the coding sequence ATGAAATACGCACTCATCTTCGCTTTGTCACTGGGCCTCACTGTGGGTGCCACCGCACAGAGCTTTCACGGCAAGAAAATTACGGAAGACGGCGCCATCCCCGCCCCCGAACTGGTAGCCAAACTGGGCGACAAGTCGGAGTTTAATACCAAGGTGCAGGGTACGGTTGAGTCGGTCTGCAAAATGAAAGGCTGCTGGATGAAAGTCAAAACCGCCGATGGCCAGACCATGCGTGTGACCTTCCGCGACTACGGCTTTTTTGTTCCGAAAGACATTGTGGGCAAGCAGGTTGTTTTTGAAGGCACCGCCCAGCAAACCACTACCTCTGTAGCCGACCTGAAGCACTACGCCGAAGACGCCGGCAAGAGCAAAGCCGAAATTGCCAAGATCACCCAGCCCGAAAAAGCCGTCACGTTTGTTGCCGACGGCGTGATTGTGAAGTAG
- a CDS encoding ABC transporter ATP-binding protein — translation MIQLTASDVGKKYRREWVFRHVDLQLTSHSSLTGPANSFTFVGPNGSGKSTLLQLLSGALPTTEGRLTYTFQGTTIPTDAWFQHVTIVAPYLELIEELTLREMMAFHQTFKPFKTGLSLDEAADRMRLSHALDKEIKFYSSGMKQRVKLGLAFFSQAPVVILDEPTSNLDRQGAAWYHEQVQTLHPDQLLLIGSNDPAEYEFCTNVLDVMQWKK, via the coding sequence ATGATTCAGCTTACTGCGAGTGATGTTGGTAAAAAATATCGGCGTGAATGGGTGTTCCGGCACGTCGACCTTCAGCTGACGAGCCACTCCTCGCTCACCGGCCCGGCCAACAGTTTCACCTTTGTGGGCCCCAACGGGAGCGGCAAATCGACCTTGTTGCAACTGCTGTCGGGGGCGCTACCCACCACCGAAGGCCGCCTGACCTACACCTTCCAGGGCACAACAATCCCTACCGATGCCTGGTTTCAGCACGTGACCATCGTAGCTCCCTATCTCGAATTAATTGAGGAACTGACCCTGCGCGAAATGATGGCGTTCCACCAGACGTTTAAGCCGTTTAAGACAGGCCTCAGCCTCGACGAAGCCGCCGACCGGATGCGTTTGAGCCACGCACTCGACAAGGAGATCAAGTTTTACTCGTCGGGCATGAAGCAGCGCGTCAAGCTGGGCCTCGCCTTTTTTTCGCAGGCCCCCGTTGTCATTCTCGACGAACCCACCAGCAACCTCGACCGGCAGGGGGCGGCCTGGTACCACGAACAGGTGCAAACCCTCCACCCCGATCAGCTGCTGCTGATTGGCTCCAACGACCCCGCCGAGTACGAGTTTTGCACTAATGTGCTGGATGTCATGCAGTGGAAAAAATAG
- the moaA gene encoding GTP 3',8-cyclase MoaA, translated as MLYDNHNRPIQYLRLAVTDRCNLRCFYCMPEEGIKYLPKHQLLTYEEMERIVRVLAEMGVSKVRITGGEPFVRNGLMDFMRTLSAIPGLNELAMTTNGVLTAPHVSELVELGVRSVNLSLDSFDRERFRQITRRDELPAVLNTLDALLTAGVQVKINAVVMEGQNTQDLGPLAELSRQPGVAVRFIEEMPFNGEGTHYPVLNWTYRRILNELQQLYPDLQKVPDGPFSTSYDYQIPGYAGTLGVIAAFSRTFCGTCNRIRLTAQGTLKTCLYDNGVLDVRALLRAGASDDELRAAFLKAFAHRPANGFEAEQHRAPVTESMSTIGG; from the coding sequence ATGCTGTACGACAATCATAACCGCCCTATCCAGTATCTCCGACTGGCCGTAACCGACCGCTGCAATCTCCGGTGCTTTTACTGTATGCCGGAAGAGGGTATTAAGTACCTGCCCAAGCATCAGCTCCTAACTTATGAGGAGATGGAGCGAATTGTGCGCGTACTGGCCGAAATGGGCGTTTCGAAAGTCAGAATTACGGGCGGAGAACCCTTTGTACGCAACGGACTCATGGACTTTATGCGAACGCTCAGCGCCATTCCGGGCCTGAACGAGCTGGCCATGACCACCAACGGCGTGCTGACGGCCCCGCACGTAAGCGAGCTGGTGGAGCTGGGTGTGCGGTCGGTGAACCTGAGCCTCGACTCCTTCGACCGGGAGCGGTTTCGGCAGATTACCCGGCGCGACGAGTTGCCGGCCGTGCTCAACACGCTCGATGCGCTGCTGACCGCGGGCGTGCAGGTGAAAATCAATGCCGTGGTGATGGAGGGGCAGAATACCCAGGATCTGGGGCCACTGGCCGAACTCTCGCGGCAGCCGGGCGTAGCGGTGCGGTTTATCGAAGAAATGCCGTTTAACGGTGAGGGAACGCACTACCCCGTGCTGAACTGGACGTACCGCCGGATTCTGAACGAGCTACAGCAGCTCTACCCGGACCTGCAAAAAGTGCCCGATGGCCCCTTCTCGACTTCATACGACTACCAGATTCCGGGCTATGCCGGTACGCTGGGCGTGATAGCGGCCTTCAGCCGGACATTTTGCGGCACCTGCAACCGGATCCGTCTGACGGCCCAGGGTACGCTCAAAACCTGCCTGTACGACAATGGCGTGCTCGATGTGCGCGCGCTGCTGCGGGCCGGTGCCTCCGACGACGAGTTGCGGGCTGCGTTTCTCAAAGCTTTTGCGCACCGCCCTGCCAACGGCTTCGAAGCCGAACAGCACCGGGCGCCCGTTACCGAGTCTATGTCGACAATTGGGGGGTAG
- a CDS encoding Uma2 family endonuclease → MIATRKGIQSRQPRQNVPDYLVYELMDGKPIYYRGYQAVISGKKTFSEIMGSSTLQSFIVAYCQRILFKQLDEDLFTILSSETGIHLDKHNNLAGDILVFDNATLPITAINTNYADVPPKLVIEVDVTADPTHLDENAYIFKKTQKLLSFGVEKVIWITTEAKKVTIATANEDWQIKDWHKDIDVMPGVVFTIGQYLTEKGSPYA, encoded by the coding sequence ATGATAGCCACCCGAAAAGGTATTCAGAGCCGACAACCCCGCCAAAACGTACCCGATTATCTGGTGTACGAACTCATGGACGGTAAGCCGATCTATTACAGAGGTTACCAAGCTGTTATATCAGGCAAAAAAACGTTTTCCGAAATCATGGGGTCGAGCACCTTACAGTCATTTATTGTGGCGTATTGCCAACGGATTCTTTTCAAGCAACTGGACGAAGACCTGTTTACCATCCTATCGAGCGAAACAGGTATTCATCTGGATAAGCACAATAATCTGGCGGGCGACATTCTGGTATTCGATAACGCAACACTCCCCATTACAGCTATCAATACCAACTACGCCGATGTGCCCCCTAAACTCGTTATCGAAGTTGATGTGACTGCCGACCCAACCCACCTTGATGAAAACGCTTACATTTTCAAGAAAACACAAAAGCTACTCAGCTTTGGGGTTGAGAAAGTGATCTGGATTACTACCGAGGCAAAAAAAGTGACGATTGCCACAGCCAATGAAGACTGGCAAATCAAAGACTGGCATAAAGACATTGACGTGATGCCGGGGGTTGTGTTTACTATTGGCCAGTACCTGACTGAAAAAGGCTCGCCCTACGCCTAA
- the hpt gene encoding hypoxanthine phosphoribosyltransferase — MLTIHDKTFVPFIAANDIQERITDLAAQINQAYHDKKPLMVVVLNGAVLFAADLFRQLTMPCEITFIRVSSYTQTSSTGHLKQILGLGESITGRDLIVVEDIVDTGLTLGDVCDQLRESKPASLAVATLLFKPEALKRPLKLDYVGFEIENRFVLGYGLDYDGLGRNTKDIFVLSE, encoded by the coding sequence ATGTTGACAATTCACGACAAAACGTTTGTTCCGTTTATTGCGGCCAACGACATTCAAGAGCGCATTACCGACTTAGCCGCGCAGATCAATCAGGCGTATCACGACAAAAAACCGTTGATGGTGGTTGTCCTAAACGGGGCGGTGCTATTTGCCGCCGATTTGTTCCGGCAACTGACCATGCCCTGCGAAATCACGTTCATCCGGGTTTCATCGTACACCCAAACCAGCTCTACGGGCCATCTGAAACAGATTCTGGGCTTGGGCGAGTCGATCACCGGCCGCGACCTGATTGTGGTAGAAGACATTGTTGATACGGGCCTGACCCTCGGCGATGTGTGCGACCAATTGCGCGAGTCGAAGCCGGCTTCGCTGGCGGTAGCGACTCTGCTGTTCAAACCCGAAGCCCTGAAACGCCCGCTGAAGCTCGATTACGTCGGGTTCGAGATCGAAAACCGGTTTGTGCTGGGCTATGGCCTCGATTACGACGGACTGGGCCGTAACACAAAGGACATTTTTGTGCTGAGCGAGTAA
- a CDS encoding D-arabinono-1,4-lactone oxidase, translating to MNKRTFLKTSSTLLAGSLLSPLVSCQHQSDGQPLTNWAGNLTYSTGNVSSPTTAAEVSDSIQDNKRVRALGSRHSFNAIADSTVAQVSLKNLHTIVSLDRTAQTVTVESGATYGQLCEYLHKEGFALHNLASLPHISVAGACATATHGSGIKNGNLATAVTALELIDANGQTVTLSRAQNPDLFDGAVVSLGSLGVITKLTLALQPTFMMQQAVYRNLPMAVLETQFETIMSSGYSVSLFTDWRNQNINQVWIKSRVEGDSQAPVSLTPEFYGAKLATQNMHPLDDHSAENCTEQMGVPGPWYERLPHFRMGFTPSSGKELQSEYFVPIEHAYKAITAVASLGAKISPHLFITEIRTIAADTLWLSPQYNQTTVAIHFTWKPEWEAVRQLLPLIEEKLAPFNGRPHWGKLFTMAPATLQSRIPKLAEFKALMQQYDPSGKFRNAFIDTNLFSS from the coding sequence ATGAACAAACGTACCTTTTTGAAAACCTCATCGACCCTGCTCGCAGGCAGCCTGTTGTCGCCACTCGTTTCCTGCCAACATCAGTCCGACGGCCAACCCCTGACCAATTGGGCCGGAAACCTCACGTACAGCACCGGCAATGTGAGTTCGCCAACCACAGCCGCCGAGGTTAGTGATAGCATTCAAGACAACAAACGGGTGCGGGCACTGGGCAGTCGGCACTCGTTCAACGCCATTGCCGACAGTACCGTGGCGCAGGTATCGCTCAAGAACCTGCATACGATTGTCTCGCTCGACCGCACCGCCCAAACGGTCACGGTTGAGAGCGGAGCTACCTACGGGCAATTGTGCGAGTATCTGCACAAAGAAGGGTTCGCCCTGCACAATCTGGCTTCGCTACCGCACATATCGGTGGCGGGTGCCTGTGCCACCGCTACGCATGGTTCGGGCATCAAAAACGGAAACCTCGCAACGGCCGTCACCGCCCTCGAACTGATCGACGCGAACGGCCAAACAGTCACGCTCTCGCGGGCACAGAACCCCGATCTGTTCGATGGAGCCGTGGTGAGCCTCGGTAGTCTCGGCGTGATTACCAAACTTACGCTTGCCCTTCAACCCACGTTTATGATGCAGCAGGCCGTGTACCGTAATCTGCCAATGGCGGTTCTGGAAACCCAGTTCGAAACCATTATGTCGAGTGGGTACAGCGTGAGCTTATTTACCGACTGGCGCAACCAGAACATCAATCAGGTCTGGATCAAGAGTCGGGTGGAGGGCGATAGTCAGGCCCCGGTTTCGCTAACGCCCGAGTTTTACGGGGCCAAATTAGCTACGCAGAACATGCACCCCCTCGACGACCATTCGGCCGAAAACTGCACCGAACAGATGGGTGTTCCGGGGCCGTGGTACGAGCGGTTGCCACACTTTCGCATGGGGTTCACACCCAGCAGCGGCAAAGAGCTTCAATCCGAATATTTTGTACCGATCGAACACGCGTATAAAGCCATAACAGCCGTGGCCAGTTTAGGGGCAAAAATCAGCCCGCACCTGTTTATCACCGAAATTCGGACCATTGCCGCTGATACCCTCTGGCTGAGCCCGCAGTATAACCAGACAACCGTGGCTATCCACTTTACCTGGAAACCTGAGTGGGAAGCCGTACGGCAGCTCCTTCCGCTTATCGAAGAAAAACTGGCTCCGTTCAACGGGCGGCCGCATTGGGGCAAGCTGTTTACCATGGCCCCCGCCACCTTGCAGAGCCGAATACCCAAACTGGCCGAGTTTAAAGCGTTGATGCAGCAATACGACCCGAGTGGTAAGTTTCGAAACGCGTTTATCGACACAAACCTGTTCAGTAGCTAA
- a CDS encoding tetratricopeptide repeat protein, with protein MNGKISWLTAFCLCLVTIARAQLYDPSAFDKKYDGLLKHPGVQLESAEAINQLYNYKFYEADKEFRWLRVRYPKHPMPYFLMGLAEWWKMVPDIEVTDYDDRCLALMDTTITLAEQLYEDSDNKIEPSFFLAAAYAFKGRIYAERKKWTKATFAGKNALKYFEKCKGNGDFNPELLFGDGLYNYYAQWIPQNYPLLKPILAFFPKGNKESGIKQLERNANNAFYTRTEARYFLLQIYSMENRYDKAYELAKYMNEQYPDNPFFERYYARSAFVRGYLNEAETVSKRILDKLAQGKAGYEPVSGRTAAYILAYVNQNFYHNLPEAKTYYQKAIDFARQTNATNAGYYWASLLNMGKIADTEKNYDLARNYYKQVIDAAERKSSQYKEAEKALKDSKKSRREERRKRRDD; from the coding sequence GTGAACGGAAAAATTAGTTGGCTGACCGCGTTCTGCCTGTGTCTGGTAACCATTGCCAGGGCTCAATTGTATGACCCATCGGCCTTTGATAAGAAGTACGATGGTTTGCTCAAGCACCCCGGTGTGCAGCTGGAGTCGGCGGAGGCTATTAACCAGCTGTATAACTACAAATTTTACGAGGCTGACAAGGAGTTTAGGTGGTTGCGGGTGCGGTACCCCAAACACCCGATGCCGTATTTTCTGATGGGTCTGGCCGAGTGGTGGAAAATGGTGCCCGACATTGAGGTGACCGATTACGACGACCGTTGTCTGGCCCTTATGGATACCACCATTACGCTGGCCGAGCAACTTTACGAAGACAGCGATAACAAGATCGAGCCCTCGTTTTTCCTGGCGGCAGCTTACGCCTTCAAGGGCCGTATTTATGCCGAACGGAAAAAGTGGACCAAGGCAACCTTTGCCGGAAAAAACGCGCTGAAGTATTTCGAAAAGTGTAAGGGCAACGGGGACTTTAACCCCGAACTGCTCTTTGGCGACGGGTTGTACAATTACTATGCGCAGTGGATTCCGCAGAATTACCCCTTGCTGAAACCGATCCTGGCCTTTTTCCCGAAGGGCAACAAAGAAAGCGGGATTAAGCAGCTGGAGCGCAACGCCAACAATGCGTTTTACACCCGTACCGAGGCCCGTTATTTCCTGCTGCAGATTTACAGCATGGAAAACCGCTACGACAAAGCTTACGAGTTGGCCAAGTACATGAATGAGCAGTACCCCGACAATCCGTTTTTTGAGCGGTACTATGCCCGTTCGGCGTTTGTACGGGGCTATCTCAACGAAGCCGAAACTGTATCGAAGCGGATTCTGGACAAGTTAGCGCAGGGCAAAGCCGGTTATGAGCCCGTCAGTGGGCGCACAGCCGCGTACATTCTGGCGTATGTGAACCAGAACTTCTACCACAACCTGCCCGAAGCCAAGACGTATTACCAGAAGGCTATCGACTTTGCCCGGCAAACCAACGCGACCAACGCGGGCTACTACTGGGCGTCGTTGCTCAACATGGGTAAGATTGCCGATACGGAGAAGAATTACGACCTGGCCCGTAACTACTACAAACAAGTGATCGACGCGGCCGAGCGCAAATCGAGCCAGTACAAAGAAGCTGAGAAAGCGCTCAAGGACAGCAAAAAATCGCGCCGGGAAGAGCGCCGGAAGCGCCGGGACGACTGA